DNA from Triticum aestivum cultivar Chinese Spring chromosome 7D, IWGSC CS RefSeq v2.1, whole genome shotgun sequence:
GAGAAGACCACCTTGTTGACCATGGCGCTGCCAAAGACCTGAAGCTGGCCTGGCATTGCCACTTGAGAACGCCCTGCTCATCTCCCATGTCCTACACGCGCCGCTGGGGCACCACCGAACCAGGACGGCGATCGCCAAGAGAGATAGGGAAGAACTCGAGCTCCCTTGGAGAGATAGGAAGGTGGGGATGGGCGCACCGGTGAAGACAAGGACGCCGTCGACCAGGAAGACGGAAGTGGCGCCCAACCCTAGTTCGACCAGGAAGACGGCGGCGGGTCGCAAGATGCGGTGGGAGTCGTGGGTGGGGGCTGACTGCATGCGTGGATGGTAGTTTCCTGATTTCTATTCGCTTGTTCTTTCTGTTTTTTTTGCGTGATTTTTTCAATCGTGCGGGAGGGAGAAGACCTGGGATTTTCATAGAGATTTTTCCGGTGCGGGGGGATCGAACGAggtggtcgaaccatcacgacgttcgatccccTTTAATAATAGAGACTTGATGATCTCTAGGTCGGCAACCAACCCTTTTTCCACCTGTACACAATGGGCACCTCTTTGTCAAACCAGCATAACATCTGTGTTTTTTGCTTCGATAAATTCCAGGCAGCCAATATAACAACTTCTTTGAACAGTGGTTGATGCTAAGATCTCCTTGACTCTGGCATCATCTGTTGAATGTCTAGGGAAGTGTCCCATTGTATGTTTAAAGCCCCCAACAAATAGTGCTGAATCCACAACCGAAGAACAAGTGAGTATAAGTTTCGAGAGTCCCATGTGCGCATAACAGACATGAATGGTCATCTCCTATATCAAAGTGTCTTCGACAAAGGATATAACTTGCATTCACACGGTCCATGAACATCAACCAAGCAAACACCTTATGCTTCGTCATGCATTGTGTGTTCCAAATATCAGTTATGTGTTTTCGGGGGTTTAGAATTTCTTTGGTGTGAATTTTGCATCACCCCAACACAATATCCAGTCGACAGTTGCAAAAGGATCAAGAGTAGTTTGATTCAACTTTTGTGTCACTAGGTCTAGTTCCTCTCAGGCTTGTATTAACAGAGGCAGATGGAAATTTTGTCCAGCGTCCGAACCGCTTACAAACTTGGCCAGAGATAGATCTTCTTCCTTTGTAATCGAGAAGAGATGACGATAATTTTCTTGTCACAAACCGTCAGTGTCCCACATATCTTTCCAAATAAGAATGGTGTCCCCATCTCTGGGAACGCATGTGGTGATTCCTTTGTATATGTTCATCAGAGAGAAGATATCGCACCACTAGAAAGAGCCGCACTTTGGTTTTCCATGTGGTGGGGTATCATCATATAATATTTGTTACTAACAAGCATGACCAAAGGCACATCATCTCGGCCCTCTCTTCGCTAAAGCTATAAATGATGTGACTCGCGTCCATCAATCCAAAAGCAATGATTCCACGTAAATGTTTAATACACCATAACTTGTCTTCATATAACTCGATCTTCAACAGTATCACGAGAATCATGAGGCACATACAACTGAAAGGTTTGTTTTAGAACCTTGTAGACGTAGAAAAGTGTTTCCTTTAGCTAGAACTACTTTAGAAGATGATAAGAAAATATCACATataaatctatttatatataaaaagtaaaaTATGGGCTAACCAGAAATTAGATAAATATGCTAAAAATTACCATAATAATTAGAAAGATCTAGCCGTTCAATCTAATTTATCATTAACGTTAATTAAATCTCAGCCAATAAATTTCATTAATGCTTTCCACGGCTGCCCCTGTCATGTACCTGTACCTAGACCCGCGTAAATATCACGCCTGAGCTCCAATTAGATCGCCAAAAAATCTTAGATCAGATTAAAAAATGTCATAACCTAGCGCTGTCGGCGGCCGCCAGCTGCGTTCTCCGTAGGGATCGTCGTTGTCCCGCTACGGCGTCACATCCATGCAGAAGGAATCAGCCAAACCATCCCAGGTGGATCCCGCGGGCATGCGTTAGCGACGACTGAAGTAGAGGCAGGTCGATCGATTCTCCCAAGCTATCCAACGCAAGGCTATACTGCTCTTTGCATGCATGTCCTTATTTTTTTCTCCATAGCTATTTTGTACTACTCCTTTCCTAAATATATTTCGGAACAGAGGTAATACTTTAATTAGTCCTATATATAGAACGTATACAAGTAGAACGTATAGAAGTTGATGAAGCGCCATGTTTTCTTTCCTTTACAATTCAATCTGATGTTACATCTTACATGAAAGCAGAACATGCATCCGAGAAGAAACTATTATTTCATTACTACTAGATTAGAGTACAGATGGACATCTACATAAACAAAAGATACTTTACCAGAAAGAAAGACCTCCTTCAAGATATACTCAGGAATTCCTGCTACTCCGAGGCACCCAAACTTCCTCCAGAGAACCCTACCTTTCTCCTCTAAGATGTCCTGAATTTTGAAGGTCTGTCCACAAAGCACCGGCCTGGACGCAGACATACGCCATAAACTGCATGGCCTCCAGGAGGGACTGAAAACCGACTTCTCCCATCAAACCGACACACTGCTGCTCGATGCAGATGTTGGACCTGACAAGCAGCCACATGTGTTAGACCTGACGGATCAGTAAAAAAGAAGTGGGATGCTCTAGCACATCCACCATCTCCATTGGAACTGTTGTTGCACTATGCAGCGTTAGCGACAACCCAAGCCAAGGCAGGTATTAGATCGATAAAACCTATACTACCGCTCTTTGCATGCACGCCTCTTTTTTTTCCAAGAACTGTTCTGTTCTTTAATTAATAATAATACTCTGTAGCACACCTAAAAGTTCATATGCACCCGTCCTTTTCATGAATCCCATAGTTCTAATTAATAGCACATATATAAGTTTATATTTGCGTTGCCAAAATATGCCCAACCAACAAGTTTAAGCTCAATTCGGCAAGCCACTTAGTTTTATTTCCACTTACCACTATTGAGCTTGTAGGACATTGTACATAATATTGAGGATTGTCTGATCAACTCCAGCCAGCAATGACACAACCTACATCATTAGTTCCGTCTAGCGACAACACCACCTCTAGCAGGTACCATCTTCTACACGAAATCAAGCTACCTCCAGCAGGATCCATATTGGAAAACAAGTTCAAATAGTTTACCAAAAGTATAATGCAAGTATTTTCTTTACAAAGCAAACTGGAAATCCAAGGAACAGAAGTCACAAATGAAGCAAAAAAGGTTACAGAGAACAAACTTCTCAATGATCAGGTATTTCACTTCTCATCTTCTACATGTGTTAAATAATTGTCGTTATTTTATGAATTTCCAAAACTGCAGGCAAATCTATTCGAAAAGAAAGTATGTCCATATGTAATTACTCCCTCGGTAAAGAAATACCACTATGTACATTAGAAGATGATTCAAATAAAGACTATGAAGAAACTTCACACATGTTAAAATTCTTACCGACAACAAATTTAAAACAGTACCTGA
Protein-coding regions in this window:
- the LOC123169853 gene encoding uncharacterized protein is translated as MQSAPTHDSHRILRPAAVFLVELGLGATSVFLVDGVLVFTGAPIPTFLSLQGSSSSSLSLLAIAVLVRWCPSGACRTWEMSRAFSSGNARPASGLWQRHGQQENNYF